Proteins found in one Alicyclobacillus cycloheptanicus genomic segment:
- a CDS encoding hydroxymethylglutaryl-CoA lyase, with product MEFPNEVELIEVGPRDGLQNEPEPISVEQKKRLIRHLAEVGFSRIESTAFVHPKWVPQMADAEEIAAYCNELGFTQIALTPNERAIDRAIAMGVPQVAVFIGASTQFNQRNINRTTDESLAACAAVFEKARRHNMFVRAYISMAFSCPFQGEVTFEEVNHVCKRFVELGADEIDIGDTNGRANPRMVYERFSRLRDLYPTTTFVGHFHDTYHVALANVIAAMQAGVRKFDASVGGLGGCPYSPGATGNVATERLAYMLSSMGIATGIDDEKLKALVPFAQSLSTRL from the coding sequence ATGGAGTTTCCGAACGAAGTGGAGCTGATTGAGGTAGGACCCAGGGATGGTCTGCAAAATGAACCGGAACCCATTTCGGTAGAACAAAAAAAGAGATTGATTCGACACCTCGCTGAAGTGGGGTTCTCACGGATTGAATCAACCGCTTTTGTTCATCCGAAGTGGGTGCCACAAATGGCGGACGCCGAGGAAATTGCGGCCTACTGCAACGAACTGGGTTTCACACAGATTGCACTGACGCCGAACGAGCGGGCGATCGACCGAGCCATCGCAATGGGCGTGCCTCAGGTCGCAGTGTTTATTGGCGCCAGTACGCAATTTAATCAGAGAAACATCAACCGAACCACGGATGAATCGCTCGCAGCGTGTGCGGCGGTGTTCGAGAAGGCCAGGAGACACAATATGTTCGTTCGTGCCTATATCTCAATGGCATTTTCCTGCCCGTTCCAAGGTGAGGTCACATTTGAAGAAGTGAACCACGTCTGCAAGCGTTTTGTAGAACTTGGTGCGGATGAGATCGACATTGGCGATACGAACGGCCGGGCCAATCCGCGGATGGTTTATGAGCGATTCTCGCGTCTCAGAGACTTGTATCCAACCACGACGTTTGTTGGCCATTTTCACGACACCTATCATGTCGCGCTTGCCAATGTCATCGCTGCCATGCAAGCCGGTGTCCGTAAATTCGATGCATCGGTCGGTGGACTTGGAGGCTGCCCTTATTCACCAGGCGCTACGGGCAATGTTGCGACGGAACGGCTCGCTTATATGTTGTCCAGCATGGGGATTGCAACCGGCATCGACGATGAAAAGTTGAAGGCACTCGTTCCCTTTGCGCAGTCCCTGTCAACTCGACTTTAG
- a CDS encoding acyl-CoA dehydrogenase family protein yields the protein MSDTELHQELRRSVQQICRKYPDEYWRKLDETNSYPEEFVNELTQSGYLSVLIPEAYGGAGFGITEASIILEEINRSGANAGACHAQMYTMGTLLRHGSPEQKEKYLPKIADGTLRLQAFGVTEPTTGSDTTQLKTTAVKKGDKYIVNGQKVFISRTEHSDLMILLVRTTPLSEVKKRSEGLSVLLVNLREAVGNGLTIRPIRTMMNHATTELFFEDLEVPAENLIGEEGKGFKYILDGMNAERILIASECIGDGKWFVERATRYANSRVVFNRPIGQNQGVQFPISRAYVNIQAADLMRLRAAELFDAGEKCGAEANMAKLLAADASWEAANACLQTHGGFGFAEEYDVERKFRETRLYQVAPISTNLILSFIGEHVLGLPRSY from the coding sequence GTGAGCGACACGGAATTACATCAGGAACTACGCCGCAGTGTACAACAAATTTGCCGGAAGTACCCGGATGAATACTGGCGAAAACTCGACGAAACCAATTCCTATCCGGAGGAATTCGTAAACGAACTCACGCAGAGTGGGTATTTATCTGTCCTGATTCCTGAAGCGTATGGCGGGGCTGGGTTTGGGATTACCGAAGCATCCATTATTCTTGAGGAAATCAATCGTTCTGGCGCCAACGCAGGTGCATGCCATGCACAAATGTACACCATGGGAACTTTACTCCGTCATGGCTCACCAGAACAGAAGGAGAAATATCTTCCGAAGATCGCAGATGGAACCCTCCGTCTCCAAGCCTTTGGCGTTACCGAACCGACCACAGGCTCGGATACGACTCAGTTGAAGACGACCGCCGTGAAGAAAGGCGACAAATACATTGTGAATGGTCAAAAAGTATTTATTTCACGGACCGAACACTCAGACCTGATGATTCTGCTTGTGCGAACAACCCCGTTGTCTGAAGTGAAAAAACGTTCTGAGGGTCTCTCTGTTCTTCTTGTAAATCTTAGAGAAGCAGTAGGAAATGGACTCACGATTCGACCCATTCGTACGATGATGAATCACGCGACCACCGAGCTGTTCTTTGAAGATCTCGAGGTGCCGGCGGAGAATTTGATTGGAGAAGAAGGAAAGGGCTTCAAATACATTCTGGACGGCATGAACGCGGAGCGGATTTTGATTGCGTCCGAGTGTATAGGCGACGGGAAGTGGTTCGTGGAGCGTGCTACCCGTTATGCAAACAGTCGTGTCGTATTTAACCGTCCGATCGGACAAAACCAGGGCGTTCAATTCCCGATATCCAGAGCCTATGTCAACATTCAGGCCGCGGATCTCATGCGCTTGCGCGCAGCAGAACTGTTCGATGCCGGTGAGAAGTGTGGGGCGGAAGCCAATATGGCGAAACTGTTAGCTGCAGATGCGTCATGGGAGGCAGCGAATGCGTGTTTGCAAACACATGGTGGCTTTGGTTTCGCGGAGGAATACGATGTAGAGCGTAAATTCCGCGAAACACGGTTGTATCAGGTCGCCCCGATTTCAACCAACTTGATCTTGTCATTCATCGGTGAGCACGTGTTGGGCTTGCCGCGTTCGTATTAA